From the genome of Clostridium sp. BNL1100, one region includes:
- a CDS encoding ABC transporter permease encodes MKKLIHIIASFALLLIFWQVVVWFGHWNQALLPSPLDVGKGFWELILDGTLFTGVKASMYRFFVGYLLAALTGITLGLVLGWFRNAWSFVNPVVQLVRPISPIAWFPFIVLLFGIGDLPAIVIIFIAAFFPILLTTINAVGKVDQIYIKVAKNFGIRQPHLLTKIILPSAFPVIASGLHIALGTAWVFLVAGEMVGAQTGLGFMIIDARNNLRADLLLAGILSIGLIGLILDSLIGLAEKQLLKRWGVIGGNNVH; translated from the coding sequence ATGAAGAAACTGATTCATATTATAGCATCATTCGCATTATTATTGATTTTTTGGCAGGTAGTCGTGTGGTTTGGACACTGGAATCAAGCTCTACTTCCCTCTCCCCTAGACGTGGGAAAGGGATTTTGGGAGCTTATTCTAGACGGAACCCTCTTTACGGGGGTTAAAGCCAGTATGTACAGATTTTTTGTAGGGTATCTTCTGGCTGCCCTTACAGGAATTACATTGGGTCTTGTTCTGGGTTGGTTTAGAAATGCATGGAGCTTTGTAAATCCTGTAGTACAATTGGTAAGGCCTATTTCACCAATAGCATGGTTTCCTTTTATTGTACTTCTTTTTGGAATAGGAGACCTTCCCGCCATTGTTATAATTTTCATTGCAGCATTCTTTCCTATACTTTTAACTACCATAAACGCTGTAGGAAAGGTTGACCAAATCTATATTAAGGTTGCAAAGAATTTTGGTATCAGACAACCTCATCTATTAACAAAAATAATTCTACCTTCCGCTTTTCCTGTCATTGCTTCAGGGCTACATATAGCTTTGGGTACAGCGTGGGTGTTTCTGGTGGCGGGCGAAATGGTTGGAGCTCAGACAGGATTAGGCTTTATGATTATTGATGCAAGAAACAATCTAAGAGCAGATTTATTACTAGCAGGAATATTATCTATCGGTCTTATAGGACTTATTCTGGACAGTTTGATTGGTCTCGCAGAGAAACAACTCTTGAAAAGATGGGGAGTTATTGGAGGTAACAATGTTCATTGA
- a CDS encoding ABC transporter substrate-binding protein has protein sequence MNLKKFIAAALVFGLILGTAACGKSADVKESSSSDAKTVKIAYLPLTHALPVFVENELQDKSGQKYKIELVKYGSWPELMDALNTGHVDGASVLIELAMKAKEQGIGVKAVALGHKDGNVVVVSNKINNVSDLKGKKFAIPHRQSSHNILLGQMLKNAGLSYKDVNIVELPPPEMPAALAQGQIAGYSVAEPFGAKSVALSTGKVLFESNELWKDSICCSLVLSDKFISSNKDAAKEVVSGYREAGEYVGSHKDEANAIAKKYLNLDDKVLDLSMKWISYNDLEITREAYDSLTSKIKEFGISSNPPAYDDFVDSSLSGK, from the coding sequence ATGAATTTAAAAAAGTTTATCGCAGCGGCTTTGGTTTTTGGACTAATTTTAGGTACTGCCGCCTGTGGAAAATCTGCAGATGTAAAAGAATCAAGTTCTTCAGACGCAAAAACCGTAAAAATTGCTTACCTTCCGTTAACACATGCTCTGCCTGTGTTTGTGGAGAATGAATTGCAGGATAAGTCAGGTCAAAAATATAAAATTGAACTGGTCAAGTACGGATCATGGCCGGAATTGATGGATGCCTTAAACACAGGCCATGTCGACGGTGCTTCAGTGCTTATAGAGCTTGCCATGAAAGCAAAGGAACAGGGTATCGGAGTTAAGGCGGTAGCACTTGGACATAAGGATGGTAATGTTGTTGTTGTATCCAATAAAATTAATAATGTGTCCGATTTAAAAGGAAAGAAATTTGCAATTCCCCACAGGCAGTCCTCTCATAACATCCTTTTAGGACAAATGCTCAAAAATGCGGGACTTTCCTACAAGGATGTAAACATAGTTGAACTTCCTCCCCCTGAGATGCCAGCAGCTCTTGCGCAAGGTCAAATAGCCGGATATAGTGTTGCCGAGCCATTTGGTGCAAAGTCAGTGGCTTTAAGCACAGGAAAAGTACTATTTGAATCCAATGAACTATGGAAGGATTCCATATGCTGCTCTCTTGTTTTGTCCGACAAATTTATTAGCAGCAACAAGGATGCGGCAAAAGAGGTTGTTTCCGGTTATAGAGAAGCAGGCGAATACGTTGGTTCTCACAAAGATGAGGCAAATGCTATTGCAAAGAAATATCTTAATCTTGACGACAAAGTTCTGGATTTATCAATGAAATGGATTTCTTACAATGACCTTGAGATTACCAGAGAAGCATATGACAGTCTTACTTCTAAAATCAAGGAATTCGGGATATCTTCAAATCCTCCGGCTTATGATGATTTTGTAGATTCGAGCCTTTCAGGAAAATAG
- the cooS gene encoding anaerobic carbon-monoxide dehydrogenase catalytic subunit, giving the protein MDFRYHHAKFDHSENHHHNDSGCNDYATAVAEYRKSFASKKDVLEQTPDPAVKAMLLHMEEKGCETVFDRFDAQKPQCSFGLAGVCCRICNMGPCKITQKSPKGVCGADADVIVARNILRSVAAGAAEHGARGRESMLALKYASEGLINIPIEGDSKILATAKAFGLDTENKSIKELAGLIADILLEDLSRTIPGPHHTLNAFASKERIKVWSDLDILPISPYHEVFESLNRTGTGNDSDWNNIMKQMLRTGVAFAWSCVLGSSIAMDSLFGLPVRSTSKVNIGALEKGYVNIGIHGHSPVLVSEIVKLGNSDEFQELARQNGALGIKFYGICCSGLSAMYRYGGVIPLSNAIGAELVLGTGALDLWVADVQDVFPSIMEVASCFKTTVVTTNDSARLPGAEHYGFDHHHSNLDQTAELATKILNRAIESFTQRREVPVYIPPYEIEAEVGFSVEYINKHFGSVRPIAEALKSGEILGIVNLVGCNNPRIVYEKAIVELTDILLENNVLVLTNGCASFPLMKLGYCSTAALERTGDNLKGFLKELPPVWHMGECLDNARASALFKAVAEASDIHIKDMPYAFASPEWSNEKGICAALSFRLLGIDSYHCVYAPTQGSDNVTEFMNNGTKDILGSKMIVNVNHTELAKEIVNNLKEQRKALGWD; this is encoded by the coding sequence ATGGATTTTAGATATCATCACGCAAAATTTGATCATTCAGAAAATCATCACCATAATGATTCCGGCTGTAATGATTATGCAACTGCCGTAGCTGAATATAGAAAAAGTTTTGCTTCTAAGAAGGACGTTCTTGAACAAACACCCGACCCTGCCGTTAAAGCTATGCTTTTACATATGGAAGAAAAAGGGTGCGAGACTGTTTTTGACAGATTTGATGCTCAGAAGCCCCAGTGCAGCTTTGGTCTTGCAGGAGTTTGCTGCAGAATATGCAACATGGGGCCGTGTAAAATTACCCAAAAAAGTCCAAAAGGGGTTTGTGGTGCTGATGCCGACGTAATTGTAGCCAGAAATATTCTAAGGAGCGTCGCTGCCGGTGCCGCAGAACATGGTGCAAGAGGACGCGAAAGTATGCTGGCTTTGAAGTACGCCTCTGAGGGTTTAATCAATATTCCTATTGAGGGAGATAGTAAAATATTAGCCACAGCCAAGGCTTTCGGTCTTGACACTGAAAATAAAAGCATTAAGGAACTTGCAGGGCTAATTGCTGATATTCTTTTGGAGGATTTGTCCAGAACTATTCCCGGCCCCCACCATACTCTTAATGCGTTTGCTTCGAAAGAACGAATTAAAGTATGGAGTGATCTTGATATTCTTCCTATCAGTCCTTACCACGAAGTTTTTGAAAGTCTTAATAGAACAGGTACGGGAAACGACAGTGATTGGAATAATATTATGAAGCAAATGCTGCGTACTGGTGTAGCCTTTGCATGGTCCTGTGTTCTTGGGTCATCTATTGCTATGGACAGTCTGTTCGGACTGCCTGTAAGAAGTACTTCAAAGGTTAATATAGGTGCTTTGGAAAAAGGTTATGTTAACATAGGAATTCATGGCCACTCTCCGGTTTTGGTAAGCGAAATCGTGAAGCTTGGTAATTCAGATGAATTTCAGGAATTGGCAAGGCAAAACGGAGCTTTAGGAATAAAGTTTTATGGTATTTGTTGTTCCGGACTTTCCGCAATGTACAGATATGGCGGAGTTATACCCCTTTCTAATGCTATAGGAGCTGAACTTGTTCTGGGAACAGGTGCTTTGGATTTATGGGTAGCTGATGTTCAGGATGTTTTTCCTTCCATTATGGAGGTTGCAAGCTGTTTTAAAACAACTGTGGTTACCACAAATGATTCTGCCAGACTGCCCGGTGCCGAGCATTACGGATTTGACCACCATCATTCCAATTTGGATCAGACTGCTGAGCTTGCAACGAAGATTCTAAACAGGGCTATTGAGAGCTTTACACAGAGAAGAGAAGTTCCGGTTTATATTCCGCCTTATGAGATTGAAGCTGAAGTAGGTTTTTCTGTTGAATATATTAACAAGCATTTCGGAAGCGTCAGGCCTATTGCAGAAGCACTGAAAAGCGGAGAAATTCTTGGAATTGTTAACCTGGTTGGCTGCAACAACCCACGTATTGTTTATGAAAAAGCCATTGTTGAGCTTACAGACATTCTTTTAGAGAATAATGTTCTGGTTCTGACCAACGGGTGTGCCTCTTTTCCGCTGATGAAGCTTGGATACTGCTCTACAGCTGCTTTGGAACGTACAGGCGATAACTTAAAAGGTTTTTTGAAGGAGCTTCCCCCTGTATGGCACATGGGCGAATGTTTGGATAATGCAAGAGCATCCGCACTTTTTAAGGCTGTGGCTGAGGCTTCGGATATTCACATCAAAGATATGCCTTATGCTTTTGCCAGTCCGGAATGGTCTAACGAAAAAGGAATCTGTGCGGCCCTTAGTTTCAGATTGCTGGGTATTGATTCTTACCACTGTGTATATGCACCGACTCAAGGCTCAGATAATGTTACAGAATTTATGAATAATGGAACCAAGGATATTCTGGGTTCAAAAATGATTGTTAATGTTAATCACACTGAATTGGCAAAGGAGATTGTCAATAACCTCAAGGAGCAGAGAAAAGCTCTGGGATGGGATTAA